One genomic region from Amphiprion ocellaris isolate individual 3 ecotype Okinawa chromosome 20, ASM2253959v1, whole genome shotgun sequence encodes:
- the grxcr1b gene encoding glutaredoxin domain-containing cysteine-rich protein 1 isoform X1, whose translation MEGPRMKQEKEKPGKTVRFRVASANSGRVLAEVFKDERVWCGSVSDSVDSDCTSSPEAEQGGPLPTSEANSHLSGLPVEAAADENGCEPDDLLLYASAKREMFFSNKRINICSKNGTIRGVRNKVSAGQVLFNNLSNVYTGSLRHQKRRPWEKE comes from the exons ATGGAGGGGCCGAGAATGAAACAGGAGAAGGAAAAGCCTGGGAAAACAGTCAGGTTCAGAGTAGCATCTGCCAACAGCGGCCGGGTCTTGGCGGAGGTGTTCAAGGATGAGAGGGTCTGGTGCGGCTCGGTGTCCGACTCGGTGGACTCGGACTGCACCAGCAGCCCGGAGGCCGAGCAGGGCGGCCCTCTGCCCACCAGTGAGGCCAACAGCCACCTGAGCGGCCTGCCGGTGGAGGCTGCCGCCGACGAGAACGGCTGCGAACCCGATGACCTGCTTTTGTACGCCAGTGCCAAGAGGGAGATGTTCTTCAGCAACAAGAGGATCAACATCTGCAGCAAGAACGGGACCATACGAGGAGTGAGGAACAAGGTGAGCGCAGGCCAagtgcttttcaacaacctctCCAATGTGTACACG GGTTCCCTTCGTCATCAGAAAAGGAGACCCTGGGAAAAGGAGTAA
- the grxcr1b gene encoding glutaredoxin domain-containing cysteine-rich protein 1 isoform X2: MEGPRMKQEKEKPGKTVRFRVASANSGRVLAEVFKDERVWCGSVSDSVDSDCTSSPEAEQGGPLPTSEANSHLSGLPVEAAADENGCEPDDLLLYASAKREMFFSNKRINICSKNGTIRGVRNKGSLRHQKRRPWEKE, translated from the exons ATGGAGGGGCCGAGAATGAAACAGGAGAAGGAAAAGCCTGGGAAAACAGTCAGGTTCAGAGTAGCATCTGCCAACAGCGGCCGGGTCTTGGCGGAGGTGTTCAAGGATGAGAGGGTCTGGTGCGGCTCGGTGTCCGACTCGGTGGACTCGGACTGCACCAGCAGCCCGGAGGCCGAGCAGGGCGGCCCTCTGCCCACCAGTGAGGCCAACAGCCACCTGAGCGGCCTGCCGGTGGAGGCTGCCGCCGACGAGAACGGCTGCGAACCCGATGACCTGCTTTTGTACGCCAGTGCCAAGAGGGAGATGTTCTTCAGCAACAAGAGGATCAACATCTGCAGCAAGAACGGGACCATACGAGGAGTGAGGAACAAG GGTTCCCTTCGTCATCAGAAAAGGAGACCCTGGGAAAAGGAGTAA